The genome window GGATGCCGCCAAATCTCCGCCAGCGGATCAGCCAGCGCCTTGCCCTTATTCTTCCGCAACACCGACGCCACCTCAGCCTGACAGCAAGGCACAACCACGATGTACTTGGCCTTCTTCTCCAGCGCAAAGTGAATCGCGTCGTCGGTGGCGGTGTTGCAAGCGTGCAGGGCGGTCACTACGTCGATCGTTGCGGGCAGACGATCTGAAGTAATCGAATCCGCCACTGACAGATTCAAGAACGACATCCCCTCAAACCCGAGCCGCGTCGCCAGTTCCTCTGACGACTTGACGAGTTCCTCGCGCGTCTCGATCCCATAAATATGGGACCCGCTCTTCACGGCATCCTTTTGTTCCTTGAAGAACAAGTCATACAGGATGAATCCCAGATAAGACTTCCCAGCCCCGTGATCCGCGAGGGTGACTGCGCCGCGTTCTTGTTGAACGTCTTTCAGCAGCGGCTCGATGAATTGGAACAGGTGATAGACCTGCTTCAATTTACGGCGGCTGTCCTGGTTCATCTTGCCGTCGCGGGTGAGGATGTGCAGGGCTTTTAGCAGTTCGACGGACTGGCCGGGGCGGATGTCGTGGGTTTTTTCGGACATGGGGAAGGCAAAGCGCCCCGCGCGGGGCGGGGCGCGTAGAGGCGCGGAAAGCGTCAGTTTAACGAAAACAGCGGATTGGCCAGGTTGGCCGGACTTCGAGCTGCTTCGATATGCCCGGGTTGGCCGCACTTCGAGCTGCCTCGATACATATAGCGAGGACAACGCGGAGCCGGCTTTGCCGGTCCGCAGTTGTAGCCCCTTTTTGGGGCCCGCGTAGGCGGGCTGGGGGCCTAGTCAGATGCAGGTCCTACTCAGACCGCCGGAAAAACCGGCTCGCCCAGGTTCAGCATCAAACGATTCGCCCAAGCAAAAATCGCATCCGAGTGCAGCAGGTCCAGGACCTCGCCCTCGGTCAAGCCAGCATCCTTCAGCGCCTGGATGCTGTTGGCGTTCACATCCGCCTGGGCTTCCGTGATCTGGACCGAGAACTTCCCAATCGCCAGTTCGCGCGCCGTCGTGCCCGCCGTATACGGATCTTCGAACACCTGGGCGATCACGTCGTTGCGCTTGGCCAGTTGTTCGAAGCGCTGAGCGTGGACGGATGCGCAGTAGACGCAGCCGTTTACGCGCGACACCACCGTGGAGCCCAGTTCGCGTTCGGCGCGGGACAGGCCGCCGGGTGCGTACATGATGGCGTTGAAGGCGGTGGAGCGTTGGCGCAGGATTTCTGGTTGGTGGACCAGGAACAGGTAGTAGTCCGAGACCTTGGCCTTGGGGTGGCTTTCTTCCAGGACGGCGATTTGTTCCGGGGTGGCGGTGGCTACGGTGACGACGTCCAGCCAGGCGCTCCATTCCAGCGATTCGTTGGTGAAGCCGTGTGCCTTGATGACCGCACCGGGCTCGGTGGCGGCGGTGTTGGGCTCATACGGCGCGGGCGGGACGGACGCAGCGCGTGCAGGCTGGCCTTCCAGGTCTTTCATGGCCGCAAGTCCTGCGACCAGACGCGTCTGGTAGGACAGGAAGGCGATCAGTTGCGACAGCGTGACCACGGCGGGCGTGGAGACGCCTGCTGCGGGCAGGGTCTTCAGTGCGGCTTCGTCGCCTTCGACTGGGTTTTCAATCAGCTTGCGCGTGAATTCCAGCACCGCAGCCAGACGCGGGGTGGAGGCGTCGGACGGTTTGCCGGATTCCGCGACGGCGAT of Achromobacter seleniivolatilans contains these proteins:
- a CDS encoding class I SAM-dependent methyltransferase, with amino-acid sequence MSEKTHDIRPGQSVELLKALHILTRDGKMNQDSRRKLKQVYHLFQFIEPLLKDVQQERGAVTLADHGAGKSYLGFILYDLFFKEQKDAVKSGSHIYGIETREELVKSSEELATRLGFEGMSFLNLSVADSITSDRLPATIDVVTALHACNTATDDAIHFALEKKAKYIVVVPCCQAEVASVLRKNKGKALADPLAEIWRHPLHTREFGSQITNVLRCLQLEAHGYQVSVTELVGWEHSMKNELIIAQFKNLPTRKPAERLTEMLDRIGLQELKDRFFVPKAVVAAE
- a CDS encoding CMD domain protein, translating into MAQQPIVYDAANDLVDRLVGLTADSNTYAVRHQREKVAAATQGSYDALFDPELPGLSLNERLLTALYATRISPSPLLAAHYRARLIEAGAAPADIAVAESGKPSDASTPRLAAVLEFTRKLIENPVEGDEAALKTLPAAGVSTPAVVTLSQLIAFLSYQTRLVAGLAAMKDLEGQPARAASVPPAPYEPNTAATEPGAVIKAHGFTNESLEWSAWLDVVTVATATPEQIAVLEESHPKAKVSDYYLFLVHQPEILRQRSTAFNAIMYAPGGLSRAERELGSTVVSRVNGCVYCASVHAQRFEQLAKRNDVIAQVFEDPYTAGTTARELAIGKFSVQITEAQADVNANSIQALKDAGLTEGEVLDLLHSDAIFAWANRLMLNLGEPVFPAV